The proteins below are encoded in one region of Halocatena salina:
- a CDS encoding YgaP family membrane protein, which translates to MAFERNVGGIDRIVRGVLGTWLLLVTIRAMLNGQRTKAFATGIASVGLLFNVVIGWCGLNAALGVDSCQR; encoded by the coding sequence ATGGCGTTTGAGCGCAACGTTGGTGGGATCGACCGAATCGTTCGTGGCGTGCTTGGAACTTGGTTACTCTTAGTTACTATAAGGGCCATGCTCAACGGCCAGCGAACGAAAGCATTCGCTACGGGCATCGCAAGCGTCGGGTTGTTGTTTAACGTCGTCATTGGCTGGTGTGGATTGAATGCGGCGCTCGGCGTCGATAGCTGTCAACGGTGA
- a CDS encoding DUF7859 family protein: MAFDLNDPLLIVVLAVVVLFLFALYLLFRRTALAFQEGMDGKNR, translated from the coding sequence ATGGCGTTCGATCTCAATGATCCACTCCTCATCGTCGTGCTTGCTGTCGTCGTACTGTTCCTTTTCGCGTTGTACCTGCTGTTCCGACGAACCGCACTCGCCTTTCAGGAGGGAATGGACGGTAAGAACCGATGA
- a CDS encoding archaeosine biosynthesis radical SAM protein RaSEA, with translation MSTPDPDVYEQGRGMDAHNQVMRGIRARNQQTYDPHEPTRVWLDEDNTPSGVHQSLTIILNTGGCRWARAGGCTMCGYVAESVDGGTVSHDALIDQIEACLEHEREHADAPADLIKIYTSGSFLDEREVPAQTRRAIASTFADRERIVVESLPDFVDHEKLEDFTATGLDVDVAIGLETATDRVRHDCINKYFDFEDFRRASEIASAVGAGIKAYLLMKPPFLTESEAVTDMKRSIRRCAEHAHTVSMNPTNVQRHTMVEELYHEGGYRPPWLWSVTDVLRETADVDAIVVSDPVGHGSDRGPHNCGECDDRVQTAIKDFDLRQDPSVFEQVSCDCKLTWNAVMERETAYGNPLLH, from the coding sequence ATGAGCACCCCCGATCCCGACGTGTACGAGCAGGGCCGTGGGATGGACGCGCACAATCAGGTGATGCGTGGAATTCGCGCGCGCAACCAGCAAACGTACGATCCCCACGAACCAACGCGCGTCTGGCTGGATGAAGACAACACGCCCTCCGGCGTTCACCAGTCGCTGACGATTATCCTCAACACCGGCGGCTGTCGGTGGGCGCGCGCTGGCGGCTGTACGATGTGTGGGTACGTCGCCGAATCGGTCGATGGTGGAACCGTCTCCCACGACGCGCTAATCGACCAGATCGAAGCGTGTCTCGAACACGAACGCGAGCACGCCGACGCGCCCGCCGACCTCATCAAGATCTACACGTCCGGCTCCTTTCTCGACGAACGGGAAGTGCCAGCCCAAACGCGCCGAGCCATCGCCTCGACGTTCGCCGACCGCGAACGCATCGTCGTCGAAAGCCTTCCCGATTTCGTCGATCACGAGAAGCTCGAAGATTTCACCGCTACGGGCCTCGACGTGGACGTTGCGATCGGTCTCGAAACGGCGACCGACCGCGTTCGACACGACTGCATCAACAAGTATTTCGATTTCGAGGATTTCAGACGAGCGAGCGAGATTGCGAGCGCTGTCGGAGCAGGGATCAAAGCGTATCTCCTGATGAAACCGCCGTTTCTCACCGAATCCGAAGCCGTCACCGACATGAAACGGTCGATCCGTCGGTGTGCCGAACACGCTCACACCGTCTCGATGAATCCGACAAACGTCCAGCGACACACGATGGTCGAGGAACTGTACCACGAAGGCGGCTACCGGCCACCGTGGCTCTGGTCGGTCACCGACGTGCTCCGAGAGACGGCCGATGTCGATGCCATCGTCGTCTCCGATCCCGTCGGTCACGGCAGCGATCGGGGACCACACAACTGTGGGGAGTGTGACGACCGAGTCCAAACCGCCATCAAGGATTTCGACCTCCGACAGGACCCCTCCGTGTTCGAACAAGTGTCATGTGATTGTAAATTGACGTGGAACGCGGTGATGGAACGGGAAACGGCCTACGGAAATCCATTACTTCATTGA
- a CDS encoding cation diffusion facilitator family transporter codes for MASSKSVVIAAFIANAAIAVLKFLGFLLTGSAAMLSEVYHSISDTGNQLFLLFGIRYSGRDPTQKHPFGYGKAQFFYSFLVAVLLFGIAGWESLSHGIHTFTHPEPVRATTETLFGYRFPSHWVNYIVLLGAIAFESYALKTAHNGLTRQMHEHDWKTISEAFTKTSDVTTLTAFTEDTIAVAGAGIALGGVYLTRVTGDPRYDAAASIGIGVLLMGFSLALAWENKRLLLGESLPSENERSLKELITTIDGVHHVDDLRTVFFGPEHLLVAASVSFEATLTTEGIDERISTIETTLTQNDDQIKTVYIEPET; via the coding sequence ATGGCGAGCAGCAAATCCGTCGTCATCGCGGCTTTCATCGCAAACGCAGCGATCGCAGTGTTGAAATTCCTCGGATTTCTTCTGACCGGCAGTGCAGCAATGCTTTCGGAGGTGTACCATTCGATCTCCGATACAGGAAACCAACTGTTTCTCCTGTTTGGTATCCGCTACAGCGGACGGGATCCCACTCAAAAACACCCGTTTGGCTACGGAAAAGCCCAGTTTTTCTACTCGTTTCTCGTCGCCGTGCTCCTGTTCGGGATCGCCGGCTGGGAGAGTCTTTCCCACGGGATCCACACGTTCACCCACCCCGAACCCGTTCGGGCCACGACAGAAACGCTGTTCGGGTACCGGTTTCCCTCCCACTGGGTCAACTACATCGTTCTCCTCGGTGCGATCGCCTTCGAGAGCTACGCACTCAAAACGGCCCACAACGGACTCACCCGACAGATGCACGAACACGACTGGAAAACCATCTCCGAGGCGTTCACGAAAACGAGCGACGTGACGACGCTGACGGCGTTCACGGAAGACACCATCGCTGTCGCTGGTGCCGGGATCGCACTGGGAGGTGTCTATCTCACGCGCGTTACGGGCGATCCACGGTACGACGCAGCCGCCTCGATCGGTATCGGCGTCTTGTTGATGGGGTTTTCGCTAGCGCTTGCGTGGGAAAACAAACGTCTCTTGCTCGGGGAAAGTCTCCCCTCCGAGAATGAGCGTTCGTTGAAAGAGCTGATTACCACCATCGACGGCGTTCACCACGTCGATGATCTCCGAACGGTGTTCTTTGGTCCTGAACACCTCCTCGTCGCCGCAAGTGTCAGCTTCGAAGCCACACTCACCACCGAAGGGATTGACGAGCGGATCTCTACGATCGAAACGACGCTTACCCAAAACGACGATCAGATCAAAACGGTGTACATCGAACCGGAAACGTGA
- a CDS encoding threonine aldolase family protein, whose protein sequence is MIDLRSDTVTRPSDAMRESARDATVGDDVYQEDPTVNELERRAAERLGMEAALFVPSGTMGNQVAARTHTERGQEILLERNSHIYRWELAGLAQHGALQTRPLDGTDRGVLTPETVHDGVVSADGHRPGTGLLALENTHNAAGGTAVAPDAIDATAQAAHDHGVPVHLDGARLGNAAVAQDVSLSRMTREVDSVMLCLSKGLGAPVGSVLAGSEAFIERARRVRKLLGGGLRQAGIVAAPGLRALDNVDRLAADHENARLLAESLSELPGLSVQEPETNIVLVETERTATAFLDRCSDVGVGGVAFDDHLVRFTIHWDVDRDDIETAVDRIATVC, encoded by the coding sequence ATGATCGATCTACGAAGCGACACTGTGACCCGACCCAGCGATGCGATGCGCGAGAGCGCACGAGACGCGACGGTCGGTGACGACGTGTATCAAGAAGATCCGACCGTCAACGAACTCGAACGCCGCGCAGCTGAGCGGCTCGGAATGGAGGCAGCGTTGTTCGTTCCGTCAGGAACGATGGGTAATCAGGTTGCTGCACGGACCCACACCGAGCGCGGCCAAGAGATCCTCCTCGAACGGAACAGTCACATCTACCGGTGGGAGCTGGCTGGTCTCGCACAGCATGGAGCGCTCCAGACGCGTCCACTCGATGGAACCGACCGGGGGGTGCTCACGCCCGAAACCGTTCATGATGGCGTCGTCTCGGCCGACGGCCACCGTCCCGGAACGGGGCTGCTCGCGCTCGAAAACACCCACAACGCCGCCGGTGGCACTGCAGTTGCGCCCGACGCTATCGACGCCACGGCGCAGGCGGCCCACGATCACGGCGTTCCCGTCCACCTCGATGGTGCGCGGCTCGGTAACGCTGCCGTTGCTCAGGACGTCTCTCTATCCCGGATGACACGGGAAGTCGACTCGGTGATGCTGTGTCTCTCGAAAGGGCTCGGCGCGCCAGTCGGATCGGTGCTCGCGGGATCGGAAGCGTTCATCGAACGTGCACGGCGCGTCCGAAAGCTACTCGGGGGTGGTCTCAGACAGGCGGGTATCGTCGCGGCCCCCGGATTGCGCGCGTTGGACAACGTCGATCGCCTCGCGGCGGATCACGAGAATGCGCGCTTACTAGCGGAATCGCTGTCCGAGCTGCCCGGCTTATCAGTTCAAGAACCCGAAACGAACATTGTGCTCGTGGAAACCGAACGCACCGCAACAGCGTTTCTCGATCGGTGTTCGGACGTCGGTGTCGGTGGCGTCGCGTTCGACGATCACCTCGTGCGTTTTACCATCCACTGGGATGTCGACAGAGACGACATCGAAACGGCAGTTGATCGGATCGCTACCGTCTGCTGA
- a CDS encoding metallophosphoesterase: MITVVSDTHGRTTHRLSGQLLTAVREADLVIHAGDLITESVLSAFESESSRLVGVAGNSDTLSVQQRLPETHTIEHDGIRIAVIHGHHHTETSRSLFARQQHADLLVVGHSHAPTVRSTDEYTLLNPGSHAEPRGNRPAYATLKPTDDGFTGRLRALDGTVFETFIVPSRPF; this comes from the coding sequence ATGATTACCGTCGTTTCTGATACCCACGGACGAACTACTCATCGACTGTCGGGTCAGTTACTCACTGCCGTTCGAGAGGCGGATCTCGTGATTCACGCCGGTGATCTCATTACTGAATCCGTGCTGTCGGCGTTCGAGTCCGAAAGCTCGCGCCTCGTCGGTGTTGCCGGTAACAGCGACACGCTTTCCGTCCAACAGCGACTCCCAGAAACGCACACCATCGAGCACGATGGGATTCGGATCGCAGTCATACACGGCCACCACCACACCGAAACGTCGCGCTCGCTGTTCGCTCGTCAACAACACGCTGACTTGCTCGTCGTCGGTCATTCCCATGCTCCAACGGTTCGGTCGACCGATGAATACACGCTTCTCAATCCGGGGAGTCACGCCGAGCCACGCGGCAATCGACCGGCGTACGCGACACTCAAGCCGACCGACGACGGATTCACCGGGCGGCTTCGTGCGCTGGATGGAACCGTCTTCGAGACGTTCATAGTTCCGAGTCGACCGTTCTAA
- a CDS encoding ATP-binding protein yields the protein MTNRLGRRDRLWRWGSAIIIGGCGVVTGAIQGLHFVTDSPESLPTIAYSIVLPLCLSVGLIAAGWWTGRSNLPAPYTLRIASWSIAGGGVFSVSGGMMIRYQQSMGIILSDQLFVIINVITGGMAIGFAFGLYAIRIKRQATQLDRYQHRLERERDRFVALFDNLPDPVVQYDLTDDTAVIRVVNPAFERLFDVDGTAAHGTPVRQHLVLSNLEQSAIDLDATLHADTVVQHEVRLKTAVGIRDFRLLVIPPQVATEQTGHIIAADITDRNQHVRRLEVLNRVLRHDLRNAAGIILGSTDLLNERLSEQTQVETIYEAASDLVELSDTVGEIENALDCDQRTNGPIALREVLTSCIEQANDDYPDADVRLDSCVDGQIPVIANDRIDVALENIIENAVEHNDSDQPAVSITVSNKISDFVSIEIADNGPGIPKRERNVIEQGSESQHHHSLGLGLWFVNWIVVDSGGNVTFDDNEPRGSIVTIHLPSATLDHQPPTPSTNIPSE from the coding sequence ATGACGAATCGGTTGGGCAGAAGGGATCGGCTGTGGCGGTGGGGTAGTGCCATAATTATCGGAGGCTGTGGCGTCGTCACGGGCGCGATTCAGGGGTTGCATTTCGTTACAGACAGTCCGGAGTCGCTTCCCACGATCGCGTACAGCATCGTTCTTCCGCTTTGTCTGTCGGTCGGACTGATCGCTGCAGGGTGGTGGACCGGCCGGAGCAATCTCCCAGCACCGTACACGCTCAGAATTGCCAGTTGGAGCATCGCCGGAGGTGGCGTGTTTAGCGTCTCTGGGGGAATGATGATCCGATACCAGCAGTCGATGGGAATCATTCTGAGTGACCAGCTGTTCGTTATCATCAACGTGATCACTGGTGGCATGGCCATCGGGTTCGCGTTCGGGCTGTATGCGATCCGGATCAAACGCCAAGCCACGCAGTTAGACCGGTACCAACACCGACTGGAACGGGAACGCGACAGGTTCGTTGCGCTGTTCGATAATCTCCCCGATCCAGTCGTTCAGTACGATCTCACGGACGACACAGCAGTCATCCGAGTCGTGAATCCGGCGTTCGAGCGGCTATTCGACGTCGATGGCACCGCAGCCCATGGCACCCCTGTCAGGCAGCACCTCGTGCTGTCCAACCTCGAACAGTCGGCGATCGATCTCGATGCGACGCTCCACGCTGACACCGTGGTACAACACGAGGTACGGCTCAAGACGGCCGTTGGGATCCGAGATTTCCGCTTGCTCGTCATCCCACCCCAAGTAGCCACTGAACAGACCGGCCACATCATCGCTGCCGACATCACCGATCGAAATCAGCACGTGCGCAGGCTTGAAGTTCTGAATCGAGTGTTACGACACGACCTCCGTAATGCTGCGGGCATCATCCTCGGGAGTACCGACTTGCTCAACGAACGGCTTTCGGAGCAGACCCAGGTCGAAACCATTTATGAAGCGGCATCCGATCTCGTCGAACTCAGTGATACAGTTGGAGAAATAGAAAACGCGCTGGACTGTGACCAACGGACGAACGGACCGATCGCGTTGCGTGAAGTGCTCACGTCGTGTATCGAGCAGGCAAACGACGACTATCCCGACGCCGACGTTCGACTAGACAGCTGTGTGGATGGGCAGATCCCGGTCATCGCCAACGATCGAATCGATGTCGCGCTCGAAAACATCATCGAAAACGCCGTCGAACACAACGACTCGGATCAACCAGCCGTCTCTATCACTGTCTCGAATAAGATTTCCGATTTCGTTTCGATCGAAATCGCGGACAACGGTCCCGGGATCCCGAAGCGCGAACGGAACGTCATCGAACAAGGATCGGAATCACAACACCACCATTCGTTGGGATTGGGACTCTGGTTCGTCAACTGGATCGTCGTCGATTCCGGCGGGAACGTGACGTTCGATGACAACGAACCGCGCGGAAGCATCGTCACCATCCATCTGCCGAGCGCCACGCTCGACCACCAGCCACCGACTCCTTCGACGAACATCCCCAGCGAATGA
- a CDS encoding Na+/H+ antiporter NhaC family protein yields the protein MSLETINAGVWTLVPPLLAIGLAWYIRDALIGLFAGIVGAGIVYGAHTPVAVGVPEGLAGGISGIVLGGVMGLTAVPTLIATAPLFDDPWYVENVLIALFMIGGMIGLMIRSGAIQGVLEALAARVDSPADAERASFLAGMIIHIDDYFNCLVVGSMMRPLTDRYDVSRAKLAYYVDSAGSPAARLAFYSTWGVALIGFIGQGLVQAQKGGSLPSGMGNLVSGTGQEASAATAELWPLFFNSLLFGFYSWIALILAALVAWQVVPNFGPMKREEERARNGDGVIGPDASPMISEEMDRYEMADVATPDWRNFAVPIGTMILLAFAAMFWRASPVIQASEMSTLFSIGGYSLIVPDGGQWSFNIGDVRLGLAATGGLVAAFLLYRLRGDIPTNADAADATVHGFKGILLAAAILTLASSIQNSVTTLGISSFVTNWFTGVPPAIIPVALFLVTAFISFSDGSSWATYGIMFPIAMPIAFTTGTNLPLVMGAVFSGGIFGDHCSPISDTTVLSSSTSGSDHMVHVRTQIPYALVTAGVTAVLFVVFGVLVPQGFRILPY from the coding sequence ATGTCGCTCGAAACCATTAACGCAGGTGTCTGGACGCTCGTTCCACCCCTGCTTGCGATCGGATTGGCGTGGTACATCCGTGACGCACTCATCGGGCTGTTCGCCGGCATCGTCGGAGCGGGAATCGTGTACGGAGCGCATACACCGGTTGCAGTGGGCGTTCCAGAGGGACTCGCTGGGGGAATCTCCGGAATCGTTCTTGGTGGAGTGATGGGACTAACGGCTGTGCCAACGCTGATTGCCACGGCACCGCTGTTCGACGACCCGTGGTACGTCGAGAACGTGTTGATCGCCCTGTTCATGATCGGCGGCATGATCGGTCTCATGATCCGGTCTGGGGCGATTCAGGGCGTCCTCGAAGCGCTCGCGGCACGTGTCGATTCCCCGGCCGACGCCGAACGAGCGTCGTTTTTGGCTGGGATGATCATCCATATCGACGATTATTTCAATTGTCTAGTGGTCGGATCGATGATGCGACCGCTCACAGATCGGTACGACGTCTCACGGGCAAAGCTCGCCTACTACGTCGACAGCGCAGGGAGTCCAGCGGCTCGACTGGCGTTTTACTCGACGTGGGGGGTCGCACTCATCGGATTCATCGGACAAGGACTCGTTCAGGCACAAAAAGGGGGATCACTGCCGTCGGGGATGGGGAATCTCGTTTCGGGCACCGGGCAAGAGGCTAGCGCGGCCACCGCAGAACTGTGGCCGCTGTTTTTCAACAGCCTACTGTTCGGCTTTTACTCGTGGATCGCGTTGATTCTCGCGGCACTGGTCGCGTGGCAGGTGGTTCCGAACTTCGGTCCGATGAAACGCGAAGAAGAACGTGCACGCAACGGTGATGGTGTCATCGGTCCGGACGCCAGTCCGATGATCTCCGAAGAGATGGATCGGTACGAGATGGCCGATGTGGCCACTCCCGACTGGCGTAACTTCGCCGTTCCGATCGGGACGATGATCTTGCTCGCGTTTGCGGCGATGTTCTGGCGGGCGTCGCCGGTGATACAGGCCTCTGAGATGTCGACACTGTTTTCCATCGGCGGATACTCCCTGATCGTTCCTGACGGCGGGCAATGGTCGTTCAACATTGGCGATGTCAGGCTCGGACTGGCTGCCACTGGAGGACTGGTCGCGGCGTTCCTGTTGTACCGACTGCGGGGTGATATTCCGACGAACGCGGACGCAGCAGACGCCACCGTTCACGGCTTCAAAGGCATTCTCCTCGCTGCTGCCATCCTCACGCTGGCGAGTTCGATCCAAAACAGCGTTACGACGCTCGGGATCTCCTCGTTCGTTACTAACTGGTTCACGGGCGTCCCTCCTGCGATCATCCCCGTTGCGCTCTTTCTCGTGACTGCATTCATCAGCTTCTCCGATGGAAGCTCGTGGGCGACCTACGGTATCATGTTCCCGATCGCCATGCCCATCGCGTTCACGACGGGCACGAACCTTCCGCTCGTCATGGGTGCAGTGTTCAGCGGCGGTATTTTCGGTGATCATTGTTCACCCATCAGTGACACGACCGTTCTCTCTTCGAGTACGAGCGGCAGCGACCACATGGTCCACGTCCGGACCCAGATCCCGTATGCGCTAGTGACGGCGGGAGTCACGGCAGTACTGTTCGTCGTCTTCGGCGTGCTAGTCCCACAGGGATTCAGGATCCTTCCGTACTGA